The Streptomyces tendae genome has a window encoding:
- a CDS encoding alpha/beta fold hydrolase: protein MTDPATPSAQPASVVRLDIPGGPGLIHRDVAANGARFHIAELGDGPLVLLLHGFPQFWWTWRHQLTALADAGFRAVAMDLRGVGGSDRTPRGYDPANLALDITGVIRSLGEPDAALVGHDLGGYLAWTAAAMRPKLVRRLAVSSMPHPRRWRSSMLADARQTAAQSHIWGFQRPWVPERRLTADDGALVARLIQDWSGPQPPDEKALEIYRRAMCIPSTAHCSIEPYRWMVRSLARPDGIQFNRRMKRPVRVPTLHLHGSLDPVVRTRSAAGSGEYVEAPYRWRLFDGLGHFPHEEDPVSFSTELINWLKDPEPDR, encoded by the coding sequence ATGACGGACCCCGCCACTCCTTCGGCGCAACCAGCCTCGGTCGTACGCCTGGACATCCCGGGCGGCCCGGGACTCATCCACCGGGACGTCGCCGCCAACGGCGCCCGTTTCCACATCGCGGAGCTCGGCGACGGCCCGCTGGTGCTGCTGCTGCACGGCTTCCCCCAGTTCTGGTGGACGTGGCGGCACCAGCTGACCGCGCTCGCCGACGCCGGTTTCCGGGCCGTCGCCATGGACCTGCGGGGTGTCGGCGGCAGCGACCGCACGCCGCGCGGCTACGACCCGGCGAACCTCGCGCTGGACATCACCGGCGTGATCCGCTCCCTGGGCGAGCCGGACGCGGCGCTGGTCGGCCACGACCTGGGCGGCTACCTGGCCTGGACGGCGGCGGCCATGCGCCCCAAGCTCGTACGGCGGCTGGCGGTGTCCTCGATGCCGCACCCGAGGCGCTGGCGCTCCTCGATGCTCGCCGACGCCCGGCAGACGGCCGCCCAGTCGCACATCTGGGGGTTCCAGCGGCCGTGGGTCCCGGAGCGCCGGCTCACCGCGGACGACGGGGCGCTGGTGGCGCGACTCATCCAGGACTGGTCCGGGCCGCAGCCGCCCGATGAGAAGGCCCTGGAGATCTACCGGCGGGCCATGTGCATCCCGTCCACCGCGCACTGCTCGATCGAGCCGTACCGCTGGATGGTGCGGTCCCTGGCGCGCCCCGACGGCATCCAGTTCAACCGCAGGATGAAGCGCCCGGTGCGGGTGCCGACCCTGCATCTGCACGGCTCGCTGGACCCCGTGGTGCGCACGCGCAGCGCGGCGGGCTCGGGCGAGTACGTCGAAGCGCCGTACCGGTGGCGGTTGTTCGACGGGCTGGGGCACTTCCCGCACGAAGAGGACCCGGTCTCGTTCTCGACGGAACTGATCAACTGGCTGAAGGATCCCGAGCCGGATCGGTGA